A segment of the Arachis hypogaea cultivar Tifrunner chromosome 5, arahy.Tifrunner.gnm2.J5K5, whole genome shotgun sequence genome:
AATGCAATATTGTATCTCACTGACCTCCTTGGTACCAAAGCTAGCTTGCGCGCCATTACCAGTCTTATCCCCCAAATTGTCATCATCATTCCTCATAGGACATTTATTCTTTACATGACCAGCACTGTTGCATTTAGTGCACCTCCGTTTACCCCTCTCCTTTTTCCCCTTGGGTGCTCCTTTTGTCTTGACCACCGAAGGGTCACCAACAAAGTTTGGCGTGGTAGAATCTGTTGTTTGTCTTTTCAAGTCAGATTTTTGTTCTAGTGTTTGGGTCCAACGATATACTTCATTCATAGTGTCATGGAAAGAAGGACCATCTTGAGCTCCTAAGAATACCATCCACGTAGCTGCCACTGACAATGCGCCATAGCGCAtcaaaaattctctttctctGTCTTGCGTAGTGCCTCCAGCAGAACTTTCATCCAGATACTTCTTGGCATCCTTCGACCATCTTCTCAAAAGAAGACTATCTGGCAACTTCTGTAAACCTACCCTTTTCATTGCACAAAACATGTGCCTGCAAGGAATGCCTTCACTACTCCACCGACTACATTCACACTCCATATGCTCAGTATTGCGATCGTAAAGTACGTTATAAGTATGTTGTCTCCTGTCACACTCCTTAACTTTTAACACAACAGTGGTTGATATGTTTTCCTCATTTATTACATCTAATGCGACTACTCCTTGAATCTCCTTTTTTACATCTCCAAGAATCTCCCTAGTGTAAAAATTGGCAGCAGAAAGCTCCAACGCTTCTAGCCCAGTAGTTAGAACGGGCTCCCCATACAGCGTCTTAAATTGAGAAACTAATTCATTGTTTCTATAGTCCCTAAGAGCATGTTCAAGATTTTGGACCAACTCTAGAAGACTTTGGCGAATGCCAATAAACCTCTTAATGAAGTTGTTTATCGCCTCACACCTTGATGTTGTTCTAAATCCAGCACAGAATTTATCCCTCAAGTAAGCGCTTGCCCAACTTTTCCTCTTCTCATATTCACTCAGAACCCATTCATTTTCCTCCAAcccatatttttttatcatattctcccaatattcttcaaattcttccgGATGCCATGGAGCATACAAACATCTTCTGAAGTCGTtggaaaaatttttgttttttatgtttgCCGTTACATTCTTCTGAATGTGCCAACCACATAATCGGTGAGTTGCATCTGGGAAGATTTCTCGAATTGCTGCCTTCATTGCTTCATCACCGTCTGTGACCACAACACTAGGAGACTTGTTCAGCATGACTTCTAGAAAGTTTTGCAACAACCACGTATATGTTGCAGTCCGTTCGTCCTCTACCAAGGCAAAACCAAATATACATGTTTGGCGATGATGGTTACAACCTGAGAAGATTACCAAGGGCCTTCTGTACTTATTCTTCCGGTAGGTTGTATCGAATGCAAGCACATCTCCAAAGCACTGATAATCGGACCTACAAATGCCATCTGCCCAAAATAAATTTGCCAGCCGACCTTCATCAGTAGCACTGTACCTTGTCATGGCCATCGGGTCGACATCTGCTTTCCCAAGTAGATAGCTAATCGTCGCattggaatccccaccaatgagcATTGCACGACGAGCTCTTTGAAAGTGATTATCTAGGTCCTTCTTTGTGAACCCGACATTGGCATAACCACCGGCTTGGCCTACCATTAGTCCCATTATTTTAGAGGTTGGAAGACCATGATCATGCATGGTATTCGCCTGAGCTTTTTGTGGCTCAGTCAACCCTCGGTGGTTTGGAATTAGGTGTACCAAGCATTGTGGGACAAGATCGTGGTTGTGCTTCTCAACTAATTTTTTAACCCTCCAAGTCGAAGTTTTAGTGTCAAGATACACCGCAAGCATGGCTTCACAACTAGTGCGAGTCAGCGCTCTATGCTCCCGCTTCCTACTCAAACTAGATATGTATTTCTCGGCTCTCTTTCCTTCCTTGCTGCAAAAAAACCTCCTTCTGCGCTGTGTTCCATCTTTTCCACGTGCTGTATCACCCTTGCGAACTCCAAACCCGAGACACCTCGCATAACGTACATACAAGTTATAAGCTGCATCTAATGTTTCAAAAGTCTGGTTTATAATATCATCGGCCGTCACAGTCACACACTTACTACTGCTGCCACCACAATCACAAGTGCAGTTAACATTTTCTTCCACACTAGTCATCATGGGATCTTCGACGTTGTCTTGTGAACTGAGTGGTTCCGAGTCAACATCCATTGCACTCTAATGATatagtaataagtaataactcGTAACTATAGCTAGATATATATGAGCAAGTAGAAGAGCAAGGCATGGTATAAATAAAAGTTAAGACTTAGGAGTTAGGAGGAGACATCACGAAGATTGGGTTACTATGTTGTATCAAATAATGTACACGTAGAAAGAGACAAGCAATTGAAGAGGTTTCTCTCTTACTTTAATTTCTaattcacaataaaaaaaatgggTAAGTAAGAAGCGTGATACAGTTGGATACAGGCCATGAAAAAATATAGTAATGCATGCCTAATATATGCTATATGTATCACAATCATCGTAAAGTGATCATCAACATTATAATACATATCAATGTCTTGATGATATTATTAGTTATTACATTATGTTTCAGAATGTGTGGTCCAATTAAGCAAGCTGTCATTGATAACTACATTTTATGAAATAAGAGAGACACCGTgcactatttttaaatttaatttagatcTATTACTTCCTATAATAACTTTACCTAAAGTTCATCAGCCAAATAATTAATAACTcaatatatattactaattaatgAGTTCGGCAAGTGAGAGACCAAAGGATAAGGTATCTCGTGGACCACATAATGCTATATAATGATTCTGATTTCTGAACCACATGTCTCAAGAGCCTTATCCACAAACCGCAACCTTGCTCTAAATGCATGTTCACTGTTTCGATAGAGCAAAAATGATGGCACTAATAATAGGAACCACAGTCTTTATCAACAAAAACAAGATAGAGGCGCGTGCAGGGTCAGGTCATGATCATATCCTGTGCTTCATTTTCTGTCTCTTATAGTTAATTCTTCTTCAATGGCCGCTTGTCATGTGAGTCCTGTGATTTTTAGAACCATGGATATAATGAAGCTTCAAATATTGGCTCCGCCTGAGAATCTTTCAAGGATGAACACTATGAGAATTGGTGACAGACCTCTCTGGTTTAGACCCTTCACCATAGTTAAAGTTGGGGAAATAAACTTTGGCTCAGGCTTGGTTAAGGATGACACACTTGCTGAGAAGAAAAGGGAGCTTTACCAGGCAGTGGAAGGTATCCCATTTCAACAATATTgaatctattttttctttttctttttcattataagCTTTTAGCATTGTTTAACAATGCAATGCAGAAAGGGTATGTGATATGTTTGAAATCAAAtgcaataaaaaatatgtttcaagGAGTCAACAGGGGGATTTTTGGACTCCCATCTGCCAAGAAATTTGAAATTGAGAGTTTGGTGCAGCAGCTAGAATCTCAGAATCAACTCCAGAGCCAACTCTAGAACTAGACAAGGTAACTTTAACTCTGCCTAAATTATCTGATATCTGATTGTGATTGCAATTTATGATCTATCCCTATCAATAATTTCTATTACATGGAAGGTGGCTGGGTGCTGGAGGCTTGTTTATAGCACAATCATAATTCTGGGATCAAAGAGAACCAAGATAGGCCTCAGAGACTTTATCTCATTGGATGAGTTTTTGTCAAACCATTGACATAGCCAAGGTACAAACTACAGAATTTTGAGTAGAGAGATTGTATATAACTTTGACATTAGAAGATGCAAACTGTGTTTCCAGTATTTCATCTTTGTAACTTTTATCTACTGAGTTTGAGCATTGGTCATTTGATTCTAAAATGGAGAGCAAAGCGGTTAACGTGGTCGAGTTCAGTGCAAAGGAGTTGAGTTTGTTGTCAGGACAACTTAATATTGAGGCTTCTTTCAAGATTGCTTCAACAACAGTTAAAGCTCTACCTTCTTGTT
Coding sequences within it:
- the LOC112800063 gene encoding protein FAR1-RELATED SEQUENCE 5-like isoform X1, producing the protein MSLSKSAMDVDSEPLSSQDNVEDPMMTSVEENVNCTCDCGGSSSKCVTVTADDIINQTFETLDAAYNLYVRYARCLGFGVRKGDTARGKDGTQRRRRFFCSKEGKRAEKYISSLSRKREHRALTRTSCEAMLAVYLDTKTSTWRVKKLVEKHNHDLVPQCLVHLIPNHRGLTEPQKAQANTMHDHGLPTSKIMGLMVGQAGGYANVGFTKKDLDNHFQRARRAMLIGGDSNATISYLLGKADVDPMAMTRYSATDEGRLANLFWADGICRSDYQCFGDVLAFDTTYRKNKYRRPLVIFSGCNHHRQTCIFGFALVEDERTATYTWLLQNFLEVMLNKSPSVVVTDGDEAMKAAIREIFPDATHRLCGWHIQKNVTANIKNKNFSNDFRRCLYAPWHPEEFEEYWENMIKKYGLEENEWVLSEYEKRKSWASAYLRDKFCAGFRTTSRCEAINNFIKRFIGIRQSLLELVQNLEHALRDYRNNELVSQFKTLYGEPVLTTGLEALELSAANFYTREILGDVKKEIQGVVALDVINEENISTTVVLKVKECDRRQHTYNVLYDRNTEHMECECSRWSSEGIPCRHMFCAMKRVGLQKLPDSLLLRRWSKDAKKYLDESSAGGTTQDREREFLMRYGALSVAATWMVFLGAQDGPSFHDTMNEVYRWTQTLEQKSDLKRQTTDSTTPNFVGDPSVVKTKGAPKGKKERGKRRCTKCNSAGHVKNKCPMRNDDDNLGDKTGNGAQASFGTKEKLPKDPMAFQETLAVPNTEVNVPVQQESGLGDSGLINGHENPIPPYGSHQWLLQVVQQGHYSKFNGMQ
- the LOC112800063 gene encoding protein FAR1-RELATED SEQUENCE 5-like isoform X2; this translates as MSLSKSAMDVDSEPLSSQDNVEDPMMTSVEENVNCTCDCGGSSSKCVTVTADDIINQTFETLDAAYNLYVRYARCLGFGVRKGDTARGKDGTQRRRRFFCSKEGKRAEKYISSLSRKREHRALTRTSCEAMLAVYLDTKTSTWRVKKLVEKHNHDLVPQCLVHLIPNHRGLTEPQKAQANTMHDHGLPTSKIMGLMVGQAGGYANVGFTKKDLDNHFQRARRAMLIGGDSNATISYLLGKADVDPMAMTRYSATDEGRLANLFWADGICRSDYQCFGDVLAFDTTYRKNKYRRPLVIFSGCNHHRQTCIFGFALVEDERTATYTWLLQNFLEVMLNKSPSVVVTDGDEAMKAAIREIFPDATHRLCGWHIQKNVTANIKNKNFSNDFRRCLYAPWHPEEFEEYWENMIKKYGLEENEWVLSEYEKRKSWASAYLRDKFCAGFRTTSRCEAINNFIKRFIGIRQSLLELVQNLEHALRDYRNNELVSQFKTLYGEPVLTTGLEALELSAANFYTREILGDVKKEIQGVVALDVINEENISTTVVLKVKECDRRQHTYNVLYDRNTEHMECECSRWSSEGIPCRHMFCAMKRVGLQKLPDSLLLRRWSKDAKKYLDESSAGGTTQDREREFLMRYGALSVAATWMVFLGAQDGPSFHDTMNEVYRWTQTLEQKSDLKRQTTDSTTPNFVGDPSVVKTKGAPKGKKERGKRRCTKCNSAGHVKNKCPMRNDDDNLGDKTGNGAQASFGTKELPKDPMAFQETLAVPNTEVNVPVQQESGLGDSGLINGHENPIPPYGSHQWLLQVVQQGHYSKFNGMQ